A single Paenibacillus kribbensis DNA region contains:
- a CDS encoding AraC family transcriptional regulator, protein MTTKQEKAQALWSEDPVAIVCTPSAFAKKSLFYIQEIGYFKTDAYTMEREELTSFLLLFTLSGRGELQYRDKEYILRPYDLLFINCKEYVQYKTSCQETWEFISINLHGNLIDNFYEQFDKHNKPVISLKDPSMVLDKLRTLLHVQSERSISSELLSSRLIVELLTVILQHPYTNPNGNSDGIEEVRKAKQYLDQSYCERITLDSLADMFRLNKFNLAKNFKKQTGFSPIEYLINVRVTAAQGWLKTSDVSIVDIAQYVGIPNTSHFINLFKEHIGETPHSYRKKWRNRIK, encoded by the coding sequence ATGACAACAAAACAAGAAAAGGCCCAGGCTCTCTGGAGCGAAGATCCAGTTGCAATTGTATGTACACCCTCTGCTTTCGCAAAAAAATCCCTCTTTTATATACAGGAAATAGGCTATTTCAAAACAGATGCTTATACAATGGAACGGGAAGAGCTCACCTCATTTTTGCTCCTTTTTACCCTGTCCGGGAGAGGGGAATTGCAATATAGGGACAAGGAATATATATTGAGACCTTATGATCTACTTTTTATTAATTGCAAAGAATATGTACAGTACAAAACTTCCTGTCAGGAGACATGGGAGTTTATTAGCATTAATCTGCACGGCAATCTGATTGACAATTTCTACGAACAATTTGATAAGCACAATAAACCTGTAATCTCATTAAAGGATCCAAGTATGGTATTGGACAAGCTGCGTACGTTATTACATGTACAGTCTGAAAGAAGCATATCCTCTGAACTGCTCTCATCCAGGCTAATCGTTGAATTGTTAACGGTTATTTTACAGCACCCCTACACCAATCCCAACGGGAATTCAGATGGGATCGAAGAGGTACGCAAGGCAAAGCAATATCTGGATCAATCCTATTGTGAACGGATCACGCTGGATTCACTGGCAGACATGTTCAGACTGAACAAGTTTAATCTGGCTAAAAACTTTAAAAAACAGACTGGCTTTTCTCCTATTGAATATCTTATTAATGTTCGTGTCACGGCTGCTCAGGGCTGGCTTAAAACCAGTGATGTATCTATTGTTGACATCGCACAATATGTGGGCATTCCCAACACAAGTCACTTTATCAATCTGTTCAAAGAGCACATTGGAGAAACACCTCATTCCTACCGTAAAAAATGGAGAAATCGTATAAAATAG
- a CDS encoding transglutaminase-like domain-containing protein: MGKMIFSVLLLFFMLSITLLNSTTYAANSDSVAWLDQNNVNHGTVSVRYPVKPNVKTKILVTKDAQKYSYNLTPGKSEEVFPLQMGNGNYSISILEQLSGNQYKVIGQDTIELKLNDSKAVYLNSVQNIDWSDTNQAIQKARELTQGATTDREKLQKIYDYVISHIKYDSNQAFALTTDYLPEIDRTLSSQKDICYGYASLMAAMLRSVDVPTKLVMGKSSYVDTYHAWNEVYIDNQWVVVDTTVDAALYKGKQKFEMIKDPSKYIKTKQY; encoded by the coding sequence ATGGGGAAAATGATATTTTCCGTACTTCTCCTATTTTTTATGTTGTCCATAACACTCTTAAATTCGACAACTTACGCTGCTAATAGTGATAGTGTTGCATGGCTGGATCAAAACAATGTAAATCACGGTACGGTCAGTGTGCGTTACCCTGTTAAACCTAACGTTAAAACCAAGATTTTAGTTACCAAAGATGCGCAAAAATACTCTTATAATCTGACGCCCGGAAAATCCGAGGAAGTATTTCCTCTCCAAATGGGTAATGGGAACTATAGCATTAGTATTTTGGAACAGCTTAGTGGTAACCAATATAAAGTGATAGGACAAGATACTATCGAGTTAAAGCTAAACGATAGCAAAGCGGTATATCTCAATTCCGTGCAAAATATTGACTGGAGCGATACCAATCAGGCGATTCAAAAAGCCCGTGAATTAACCCAAGGCGCAACAACGGATCGCGAAAAGCTTCAAAAAATCTATGACTACGTAATTAGTCATATCAAGTATGACTCCAATCAGGCCTTCGCCTTAACGACTGACTATCTGCCGGAAATTGATCGTACGTTAAGCTCACAAAAGGATATTTGCTATGGTTATGCTTCACTGATGGCTGCTATGTTACGAAGTGTAGATGTACCAACCAAGCTGGTTATGGGCAAATCTTCCTACGTGGACACTTACCATGCCTGGAATGAGGTCTACATCGACAATCAGTGGGTGGTCGTAGACACTACAGTAGATGCAGCCCTGTATAAGGGTAAACAAAAATTCGAAATGATCAAAGATCCCTCCAAATACATTAAAACAAAGCAGTATTAA
- a CDS encoding LPXTG cell wall anchor domain-containing protein gives MRKKWNAAIVALLLFLQCLFSTTQAYAQNPDSALPVPTGTDPVESVTNDVYPEPSEPINVPPAIPAPAIEATAGSTSVVRTTQESILTKLTLTDSTGNVIDAVYNPDSRIDIGSAIHLSYEWELPNHTYKAGDTFTFQLPEQFQIYTDITSPLTNTEGEVGHFTVDRQGKVIMTFNDYVESHSNVSGKLEIKTEFSKQIEKGSTEVIIAIPIQGGEQTAIVNIKPVAGPTLEKQGKYDSKNGIDWTIDVNKQLDPIKHAVITDPTHQGLELIRDSIRVYHLQINVDGTTVLRDTVSADKYTVEADPAGTGFRIRFNEERINSAYRIQYSTNITSEDTRFSNTATFSGDNVKDTSASATVTVKRGDFLSKKVEQYDPVTQTVSWAIKYNFASKKIPAAKAVLSDRFNNSQQFIINSLKVYKGDTQDELPASEYMVTPVTDDHGTNGFNLLFKADIDAPYTIRYQTKAIDRVLENGKITNRVTSDGVTKEATTELKSVIITKGYKEPNYNTKTIPWVISINADKYTMDQVVIDDAFPNGGLALLPNTLKIQSADGKTTLTSPTDYELIPLTLDYKKGFTIRFHKTIQDTYTISYTTTFNNEWKIDKTKPDFWNKASITWLYNGTTQTAEAEARLWPDNMTQQNGAKSGSYNASSKQITWDIKANYNRKTLNHAEIRDTLLQGQKLVPGSVKVYDMALLGWWNGVQKGAKVPSSQYTIVLPSADNNNELSIRFNQSINSPYWVTFQTTLEGELIDKEINNNAQLMDGKNVDSEWTAKVTVPHGGEYVTKSGAQNGNKIDWNIHINEGQSYVSNARIVDTPSNNQILIEDSFHLYFTKASANGEAVKDTELVKDQDYKLKITTNVQGQQSFELAFTKPISSGYILEYQSFIQAEDKAKVSNKVNFEGDRLTTEIRETSKEIIVRTSSGSGSGGGVTGSLEITKVDEDDHNKVLPGARFALYDKDQKRAPLVQTTNSDGKIVFSSLSYDDYILEELAPPEDYKITAPKTEIKIDATIKQSSGIKQIVITNKKETPVDPGTPTNPGTPTNPGTPTNPGTPTNPGTPTNPGSGKKHDNDPEITEPPVTPATPVTTEEPQIIEDEDVPLGVPTIEEPPAEPGMQPESPETDPHQEPSPPVKIEEDPVPKGVIRLPVEKPKDPSDPKHTPKVNTLPQTGENSPAPFYLSGMFLILLGAYLGYRRTHKNK, from the coding sequence ATGAGAAAAAAATGGAATGCAGCAATTGTTGCGTTATTGCTTTTTTTGCAATGCTTATTCAGTACAACACAAGCGTATGCACAAAATCCCGACTCTGCTCTGCCAGTGCCCACAGGAACCGATCCGGTTGAGAGTGTGACTAACGATGTATATCCAGAGCCTTCAGAGCCGATTAACGTCCCTCCTGCTATCCCGGCTCCAGCTATCGAAGCAACTGCCGGCTCAACTTCTGTAGTAAGGACAACTCAGGAAAGTATTTTAACCAAGCTAACTCTCACAGATTCCACTGGAAATGTTATTGATGCGGTGTATAATCCCGATAGTCGTATTGATATTGGCTCCGCTATCCATTTAAGCTATGAATGGGAGCTGCCGAACCATACGTATAAAGCTGGAGATACCTTTACCTTTCAATTACCTGAGCAATTTCAAATTTACACAGACATCACATCTCCTCTGACGAACACGGAAGGGGAAGTAGGTCATTTTACCGTAGATCGCCAAGGTAAAGTGATCATGACCTTTAATGATTACGTGGAAAGCCACTCTAATGTCAGCGGTAAGCTGGAGATCAAAACTGAGTTTAGCAAACAAATAGAAAAAGGCAGCACAGAAGTCATTATTGCGATTCCAATCCAAGGTGGCGAGCAAACGGCGATCGTAAATATTAAGCCTGTAGCTGGTCCTACTTTGGAGAAACAAGGAAAGTACGATAGCAAAAATGGGATTGATTGGACAATTGACGTAAATAAACAATTGGATCCTATAAAACACGCTGTAATAACCGACCCAACTCACCAAGGATTGGAACTAATCAGAGACTCCATCCGGGTATATCATTTGCAAATCAATGTGGACGGAACCACCGTGCTGCGGGACACTGTTAGTGCAGATAAGTATACAGTTGAAGCTGATCCGGCTGGTACGGGCTTTAGAATCCGCTTCAACGAAGAGCGTATTAACAGCGCATACCGAATTCAATACTCCACGAACATCACAAGCGAGGACACTCGTTTCTCCAATACGGCTACTTTTTCAGGAGACAATGTAAAGGATACCTCCGCATCAGCTACAGTTACCGTTAAACGCGGGGATTTTCTAAGCAAAAAAGTAGAGCAATACGATCCGGTCACACAAACGGTTTCATGGGCAATCAAATATAATTTTGCCAGCAAAAAAATTCCCGCAGCTAAAGCAGTATTAAGTGACCGTTTTAATAACAGCCAACAATTTATCATAAATTCACTTAAAGTATATAAAGGGGATACACAGGATGAACTCCCTGCATCGGAATACATGGTCACTCCTGTAACGGACGACCACGGTACTAATGGTTTCAATCTGCTTTTCAAAGCGGATATTGATGCGCCATATACCATCCGTTACCAGACTAAGGCCATAGATCGTGTACTTGAAAATGGCAAAATAACGAACAGGGTAACATCCGATGGAGTAACAAAAGAAGCGACCACAGAACTGAAAAGTGTAATTATCACCAAGGGATATAAAGAACCAAACTATAACACCAAAACGATTCCTTGGGTCATTTCCATTAATGCGGATAAGTATACAATGGACCAGGTCGTTATCGACGATGCCTTTCCGAACGGCGGTCTGGCATTATTGCCAAACACATTGAAAATCCAAAGCGCGGACGGAAAAACAACACTAACATCGCCAACAGACTACGAATTGATCCCTCTTACGCTGGATTATAAAAAAGGGTTCACGATACGTTTTCATAAAACGATTCAAGATACGTATACAATCAGCTATACAACTACATTTAACAACGAATGGAAAATCGACAAAACCAAACCGGACTTTTGGAACAAAGCCTCTATCACTTGGCTATACAACGGAACAACACAAACCGCGGAGGCCGAAGCTCGATTATGGCCGGACAATATGACCCAGCAAAATGGGGCTAAATCAGGTAGTTACAATGCCAGCTCCAAGCAAATTACATGGGACATTAAGGCCAACTATAACCGCAAAACTCTGAATCATGCTGAAATAAGGGATACATTATTACAGGGCCAAAAACTGGTGCCAGGTTCTGTTAAAGTGTACGATATGGCCCTCCTCGGGTGGTGGAATGGGGTACAAAAGGGAGCCAAAGTGCCTTCGAGCCAATATACTATTGTTTTACCTTCCGCCGATAACAACAACGAACTGAGCATCCGGTTTAACCAATCCATCAATTCTCCTTACTGGGTCACTTTCCAGACGACATTGGAAGGAGAGCTTATTGATAAAGAGATTAACAATAACGCACAGCTTATGGATGGAAAAAATGTAGATTCGGAATGGACAGCCAAAGTGACTGTGCCCCACGGCGGAGAATACGTCACGAAATCCGGGGCTCAGAATGGAAATAAAATCGATTGGAACATCCATATCAATGAAGGGCAATCCTATGTCTCCAACGCGAGAATCGTGGATACGCCCAGCAATAATCAAATTCTGATTGAGGATTCCTTTCATCTATATTTCACCAAGGCATCTGCCAACGGAGAAGCTGTCAAGGACACTGAATTAGTCAAGGATCAGGATTACAAGCTAAAAATAACAACGAATGTTCAAGGTCAGCAATCCTTTGAGCTTGCCTTTACGAAGCCTATATCATCGGGCTATATTTTGGAATATCAATCCTTTATTCAAGCCGAAGACAAGGCAAAAGTGAGCAATAAGGTTAATTTCGAGGGCGACCGTTTAACTACTGAAATCAGGGAAACAAGTAAAGAAATTATTGTGCGTACATCCTCTGGTTCAGGATCAGGAGGTGGAGTTACGGGAAGTCTGGAGATTACCAAGGTTGACGAGGACGATCATAATAAGGTACTGCCTGGGGCACGTTTTGCACTCTATGACAAAGATCAGAAAAGAGCCCCTCTTGTCCAAACTACCAATTCGGATGGGAAGATCGTATTCTCTTCATTGAGTTATGATGATTACATTCTGGAAGAACTTGCACCTCCCGAAGACTACAAAATAACAGCGCCAAAAACAGAAATCAAAATAGATGCAACAATCAAACAAAGCTCAGGTATTAAACAAATAGTGATCACCAACAAAAAGGAGACTCCTGTTGATCCGGGTACACCTACGAATCCAGGTACGCCTACAAATCCAGGTACACCTACAAACCCAGGTACACCTACAAACCCAGGTACACCTACAAATCCGGGCTCAGGCAAAAAACATGATAATGACCCTGAAATAACTGAACCTCCGGTGACACCTGCTACGCCCGTAACAACCGAGGAGCCGCAAATCATCGAAGATGAGGATGTTCCGTTGGGCGTTCCAACTATTGAGGAACCACCTGCAGAACCAGGAATGCAACCAGAGTCACCAGAAACCGATCCTCACCAGGAGCCTTCTCCACCTGTGAAGATCGAAGAAGATCCAGTACCTAAGGGCGTCATCCGCCTACCGGTAGAAAAGCCTAAAGATCCAAGCGATCCGAAACATACACCTAAGGTGAATACATTGCCACAGACAGGAGAAAACAGTCCTGCTCCCTTCTATTTGAGCGGTATGTTCTTAATTCTTCTGGGAGCCTATCTGGGCTATAGACGAACTCATAAAAATAAATAG
- a CDS encoding class D sortase produces MRKLAYVSIVLGIIIMLFPTANEWMENQKQKELLQEAESLSNTDQSTLTPEMIKGYTHLSSWLTNTAAADGSQLSETKPSSSAQEPAPIATIRIDRINLKLPVLEGATREHMRYAAVHMSETAALGQVGNAAIAAHRSRTTGRLFNRLNEVKIGDQILIHTRSEKYLYKVYNISIVAPSNVSVLKSSKEQKLLTLITCDPLVNPTHRLIVHAKQLT; encoded by the coding sequence TTGCGTAAGCTGGCATACGTGAGCATCGTTTTAGGAATCATCATCATGTTATTTCCTACCGCTAATGAATGGATGGAAAATCAGAAGCAAAAAGAGCTATTACAAGAAGCTGAATCATTATCAAATACAGATCAATCGACACTGACTCCTGAAATGATTAAAGGCTATACACATTTGTCCAGTTGGCTGACAAATACGGCAGCAGCGGATGGATCACAATTGTCTGAAACCAAGCCCTCTTCATCGGCTCAAGAGCCAGCTCCAATCGCTACAATCCGCATTGATCGAATCAATCTGAAGCTTCCTGTACTGGAAGGTGCGACCCGAGAGCATATGAGATATGCGGCCGTACATATGTCGGAAACTGCGGCACTTGGCCAGGTGGGGAATGCTGCCATAGCCGCTCATCGCTCACGAACGACTGGACGCCTATTTAACCGACTAAATGAAGTGAAAATCGGAGATCAGATTCTGATTCACACTCGGAGTGAAAAATACTTGTACAAGGTCTACAACATCTCAATTGTCGCTCCTTCTAACGTCTCCGTTTTAAAAAGCAGCAAGGAACAAAAGCTCCTCACATTAATTACATGCGATCCTCTTGTAAACCCGACACATCGACTCATCGTTCATGCCAAACAACTGACCTAA
- a CDS encoding GGDEF domain-containing protein has protein sequence MTPLSIFLTALFLIGLTLALWIYTLIFLRSVMMGRNLLRKLAYQDPVTGLFNRNALELFWKRSNSKESIAIMYLDLDGFKTINDTYGHQIGDKLLRRVSDHLLQVTNSNQKAFRIGGDEFLLIMKDYDADQVKVLAELLLQKISAPYNIQGIKLQVTGSIGISMHPSSKEPLSSLLKEADIAMYQAKQMGRNCYAVYQKIKQGSNVRSYSNARVKKLAAGIRKKTKVQSIQQMATF, from the coding sequence GTGACCCCATTGAGTATATTTTTAACAGCCTTATTTTTAATAGGTCTAACTCTGGCGCTGTGGATATATACACTTATTTTTTTACGTTCCGTGATGATGGGAAGAAATTTGCTGCGGAAGCTTGCTTATCAGGACCCTGTAACGGGTCTGTTCAACCGGAATGCACTTGAACTATTTTGGAAACGAAGCAACAGCAAGGAGAGCATTGCTATTATGTATCTTGATCTGGATGGATTCAAAACCATTAATGACACATATGGACATCAAATAGGTGATAAGCTGCTCAGACGGGTAAGCGATCATTTACTCCAGGTGACGAACTCCAATCAGAAGGCTTTTCGGATCGGGGGAGATGAATTTCTGCTCATTATGAAGGATTATGACGCCGATCAGGTCAAAGTTCTGGCAGAATTACTTTTACAAAAAATCAGCGCACCTTACAACATCCAGGGAATCAAGCTTCAGGTTACAGGAAGTATTGGTATCAGCATGCATCCTTCTTCGAAGGAGCCTCTGTCTTCATTACTCAAAGAAGCTGATATCGCCATGTACCAAGCCAAACAAATGGGGAGAAACTGCTATGCTGTATACCAGAAGATCAAACAGGGATCAAACGTCAGATCATACAGTAATGCACGGGTTAAAAAACTTGCGGCAGGTATTCGAAAAAAAACAAAGGTTCAAAGTATACAACAAATGGCAACTTTCTAA
- a CDS encoding cupin domain-containing protein has product MTKAISPLVTALGMEPHPEGGWYKEMWKAHFQIPKPVLPDIYSGPRFAASSTYFLLHPGEFSEWHVVHSDELWLYHSGSPVELKLGGSGEEPGEETVIIVGADVEAGQHPQALVPGTVWQTARPLGDEPVLVTCVVAPGFHFDDFKLIAKGKVE; this is encoded by the coding sequence ATGACGAAAGCTATTTCACCGCTTGTAACGGCATTGGGCATGGAGCCCCATCCGGAAGGCGGTTGGTACAAAGAGATGTGGAAGGCTCATTTTCAAATTCCAAAACCCGTGCTGCCGGATATATACTCCGGTCCGCGGTTTGCAGCTTCGTCGACTTATTTCTTGCTGCATCCGGGCGAGTTCTCTGAGTGGCATGTTGTGCATTCAGATGAGCTGTGGCTTTATCATAGCGGGAGTCCTGTGGAGTTGAAGCTGGGTGGAAGCGGAGAAGAGCCCGGTGAAGAAACTGTCATTATCGTCGGTGCCGACGTGGAAGCCGGACAGCATCCGCAAGCGCTGGTACCAGGTACGGTATGGCAAACGGCGCGGCCGCTTGGAGATGAGCCTGTACTGGTAACCTGTGTTGTTGCACCGGGATTCCACTTCGATGATTTCAAGCTGATTGCAAAGGGTAAGGTAGAATAG
- a CDS encoding amino acid ABC transporter ATP-binding protein: MSSLIQFRNVNKHYGHFHVLKNINLQIKEGEVVVIIGPSGSGKSTLLRCINRLETISDGELIVNEIPVHDKKIDINAFRRNIGMVFQHFNLYPHKKVIENIVLAPMKVLGISREEATQTAITYLKRVGIEEKAQSYPAQLSGGQQQRVAIARGLAMNPKIMLFDEPTSALDPETIGEVLDVMRSLAHQGITMVIVTHEMGFAREVADRVIFMDKGQILEDSQPAEFFQNPGEERARLFLSRLIHH; encoded by the coding sequence GTGAGCTCTCTGATCCAGTTTCGCAATGTAAACAAACATTACGGTCACTTCCATGTACTCAAAAACATCAATCTTCAGATTAAGGAGGGCGAGGTGGTCGTGATCATCGGCCCCTCCGGCTCAGGGAAAAGCACCCTGCTTCGCTGCATCAATCGTCTGGAGACGATATCGGATGGGGAGCTGATCGTCAACGAAATACCTGTACATGACAAAAAGATTGATATCAACGCCTTTCGCCGCAATATCGGGATGGTGTTCCAGCATTTCAATCTGTATCCCCACAAAAAGGTGATTGAGAATATTGTACTTGCACCCATGAAGGTGCTGGGAATCTCCAGGGAAGAAGCTACCCAAACAGCTATCACCTATCTGAAACGTGTCGGCATCGAGGAAAAGGCACAGAGCTATCCCGCTCAATTGTCCGGTGGGCAGCAGCAGCGGGTTGCAATCGCCCGCGGGCTCGCAATGAATCCAAAAATTATGCTGTTCGACGAGCCTACTTCAGCTCTTGATCCCGAAACCATCGGGGAGGTACTGGATGTCATGCGCTCGCTCGCCCATCAGGGTATCACAATGGTCATCGTCACGCATGAAATGGGCTTTGCCCGCGAAGTGGCGGATCGCGTGATTTTTATGGACAAAGGACAGATTTTGGAAGACAGTCAGCCTGCCGAATTTTTTCAGAATCCGGGTGAAGAACGGGCTCGCCTGTTCCTGAGCCGTTTGATTCATCATTAA
- a CDS encoding transporter substrate-binding domain-containing protein — MRKGFQWSALVLVAVSCLLVLAGCGGKQEAATSGTEPAAANGLEAIKQRGKLVVGVKYDTKLFGLKDPASGKVEGFDIDIAKAVAKHILGDETKLELKEVTSKTRITLLQNGDIDAIIATMTISDERKKQVDFSDVYFNAGQSLLVKKGSPITGLESLTPDTKVLAVKGSTSAKNIREKAPNATILEFENYQDAFNALKAGKGDALTTDNSILLGMQQQDPNYTLVGGNFTEEPYGIAVKKGQPELLQAINDTLKELKSSGEYDKLHEQWLGVKPE; from the coding sequence ATGAGAAAAGGATTTCAATGGAGTGCTTTGGTACTGGTAGCCGTATCCTGTCTGCTCGTCTTGGCGGGATGTGGAGGCAAGCAAGAAGCGGCAACGTCAGGGACTGAGCCGGCAGCAGCCAACGGGCTGGAAGCGATCAAGCAGCGTGGCAAGCTGGTCGTGGGTGTAAAATACGATACCAAGCTGTTCGGTCTGAAAGACCCGGCCAGCGGGAAAGTAGAAGGCTTTGATATCGACATCGCCAAGGCTGTAGCCAAACATATTCTGGGCGATGAAACCAAGCTTGAATTAAAGGAAGTCACGTCCAAAACACGCATCACCTTGCTGCAAAACGGGGACATCGACGCTATTATCGCAACCATGACCATTTCGGATGAACGTAAAAAGCAGGTCGATTTCAGCGACGTCTATTTTAACGCTGGGCAATCTCTGCTCGTGAAAAAAGGAAGTCCCATCACCGGGCTGGAGTCTCTGACCCCTGATACCAAGGTACTCGCCGTTAAAGGCTCTACCTCCGCCAAAAATATCCGCGAAAAAGCACCTAATGCAACGATATTGGAGTTCGAAAACTATCAGGATGCTTTCAACGCCCTCAAGGCAGGCAAAGGGGATGCGTTGACTACCGACAATTCCATTCTGCTCGGTATGCAGCAGCAAGACCCGAATTATACGCTTGTAGGCGGGAACTTCACAGAGGAACCTTACGGCATTGCAGTGAAGAAGGGACAGCCTGAACTGCTGCAAGCCATTAATGATACGCTCAAGGAATTAAAAAGCAGCGGTGAATACGATAAGCTCCACGAGCAATGGCTTGGGGTTAAACCCGAATAA
- a CDS encoding amino acid ABC transporter permease, whose protein sequence is MLTFDINVLFDHGDRFREGLLHTVQASVIALIGSFVLGAVIAILRIAPFKWLNWIGTVYVEVIRNIPLLIVVLFFYLGLPTLGIPLDGFVSGTLGLTVYTASFIAEAIRAGIQAVPKGQFEAARSSGLSYNQTMISIILPQAIKVVLPAIGNQFINLVKNSSVLAIVAGLDLMYYSDLINSDTFLPITVYAITALLYLTLTVPLSFLVLYMERRLSKTS, encoded by the coding sequence ATGCTTACTTTTGATATCAACGTACTTTTCGATCATGGCGACCGTTTCAGAGAAGGCTTGCTTCATACCGTCCAGGCCAGCGTGATTGCCTTGATTGGCAGCTTTGTTCTGGGAGCTGTCATCGCCATCCTTCGAATTGCGCCTTTTAAATGGCTTAACTGGATTGGCACCGTCTATGTAGAGGTTATTCGTAATATCCCGCTGCTCATCGTGGTGCTGTTTTTTTATCTCGGGCTTCCCACTTTGGGCATCCCTTTGGACGGATTTGTATCTGGAACACTTGGATTGACCGTATACACAGCCTCCTTTATTGCGGAAGCCATACGTGCCGGCATTCAAGCTGTTCCCAAGGGGCAATTTGAAGCGGCAAGGTCCTCCGGGCTGAGCTATAACCAGACGATGATCAGCATTATTTTACCGCAAGCCATCAAAGTCGTACTGCCTGCGATTGGCAACCAATTCATTAATCTGGTCAAAAACTCTTCCGTGCTGGCCATTGTAGCCGGACTGGACCTGATGTATTACTCTGATCTGATTAACTCGGACACCTTCTTACCCATCACAGTCTACGCCATCACGGCGTTATTGTACCTTACATTGACGGTTCCGCTCAGCTTTCTTGTACTGTACATGGAGCGACGTCTGTCCAAAACATCCTAA
- a CDS encoding amino acid ABC transporter permease: MDFSGLFVWPNVRFILEGFLLTLEVAIYSIVFSFALGIVFGILRYTRLPVISQVAAFIIDLIRNLPLLLIIFFIGMVLPSIGFSISLKWAAITGLSIFEGAMIAEIVRSGLNSVHKGQVEAARSSGLSYSSTLWHIILPQALRRMVPPIVSQFISLIKDTSLAVIISLPELTHNIQIVGGQNQSFVIPALLFAAFLYFAVNYSMSLIARRLEVRTH, translated from the coding sequence ATGGATTTCAGCGGATTGTTTGTATGGCCTAATGTGCGCTTTATACTGGAGGGCTTCCTGCTAACACTGGAGGTCGCCATTTACTCTATCGTGTTCAGCTTTGCTCTCGGTATTGTATTCGGCATCCTGCGCTATACGCGCTTACCTGTCATTTCACAGGTTGCAGCCTTTATCATTGATCTCATTCGCAATCTTCCATTATTGCTCATTATTTTCTTCATCGGCATGGTATTGCCATCCATCGGTTTTTCCATTTCTCTCAAGTGGGCAGCCATTACGGGACTGTCGATCTTTGAGGGGGCCATGATCGCCGAGATTGTACGCAGCGGCCTCAATTCGGTTCATAAAGGACAGGTGGAAGCCGCACGTTCCTCCGGGCTGAGCTATTCCAGCACCTTATGGCATATCATCCTGCCCCAAGCGCTTCGCCGCATGGTTCCACCCATTGTCAGCCAGTTTATTTCCCTTATCAAGGATACCTCACTGGCTGTCATAATCAGTTTGCCGGAGCTGACGCATAACATCCAGATTGTCGGCGGTCAAAATCAATCCTTCGTCATTCCGGCTCTGCTGTTCGCCGCCTTCCTATACTTTGCTGTCAATTACAGTATGTCGCTGATTGCACGCAGGCTGGAGGTTCGGACACATTAA